The Methylomonas sp. UP202 DNA window TGGGCCGGTAATGCACCGGTTGCGGGGTGGGTATCGAGGCGTTGGCGTCGCCCATCGGCGCGGCGGCTATCAGGCCGCCTTTGATCACCAAGCTGGGTTTGACGCCGAAGAAGGCCGGCTGCCAGAGCACTAGATCTGCCAGTTTGCCGGCTTCGATGGAGCCCACTTCGTGGCTGATTCCGTGGCTGATGGCTGGGTTAATGGTGTATTTGGCGATGTAGCGCTTGATACGAAAGTTGTCGTTTTGCGCCCCCTCACCCCCAGCCCCTCTCCCGGTGGGAGAGGGGAGAGGTTTGTCTTTGTCCCCCTCGCCCTTAGGGAGAGGGGTTAGGGGTGAGGGTAAATGCCCACGTTGCGCTTTCATCTTGTGCGCAGTCTGCCAGGTACGGATCACTACTTCGCCGACCCGGCCCATGGCTTGCGAATCCGAGGAAATCATCGAAAACGCACCCAGGTCGTGCAGGATGTCTTCGGCGGCGATAGTTTCGCGGCGGATGCGTGATTCGGCAAAAGCCACGTCTTCCGGGATGCTCGGATCAAGATGATGGCAGACCATCAGCATGTCCAGATGCTCATCGACGGTGTTGACCGTGTAGGGCCGGGTCGGGTTAGTCGACGACGGCAGCACATTGTTCAAGCCGCAGGCTTTGATGATGTCCGGCGCATGGCCGCCACCGGCGCCTTCGGTGTGGTAGGTATGTATCGTGCGGCCCTTGAAGGCGGCGAAAGTATCTTCGACAAACCCGGATTCGTTCAAGGTATCGGTGTGAATTGCCACCTGCACGTCGTAATCGTCGGCCACGCCTAGGCAGCAGTCTATCGCCGCCGGGGTGGTGCCCCAATCTTCATGCAGTTTCAGGCCCATCGCTCCGGCTTTGATTTGTTCCTCCAATGCACCGGGCAGGCTGGCGTTGCCCTTGCCCAGCAAACCAAAGTTCATCGGCAAACCGTCCAGCGCGGTCAGCATTTGTTGCAGATGCCAAGGCCCCGGCGTACAAGTGGTGGCATTGGTGCCGGTGGCCGGACCGGTGCCGCCGCCTATCATCGTCGTCACGCCGGAGCACAGTGCTTCGTCGATCTGCTGCGGACAAATGAAATGGATGTGGGCGTCAATGCCGCCGGCGGTCAGAATCTGGCCTTCGCCGGCGATGACTTCGGTGCTGGGGCCGACAATGATGTCCACGCCGGGTTGAATGTCGGGATTGCCGGCTTTGCCGATTTTAAAAATCCGCCCCTGCTTGATGCCGACATCGGCTTTGACGATGCCCCAGTAATCGATGATCAGCGCGTTGGTAATCACCAAATCCACGGCCTGGTCGTTACCGAGCTGGCTTTGGCCCATGCCGTCGCGGATCACCTTACCGCCGCCGAATTTCACCTCGTCGCCGTAGACGGTGTAATCGGCTTCCACTTCCAGAATCAAATCGGTGTCGGCCAGCCGCAAGCGGTCGCCGGTGGTGGGGCCGAACATGTCGGCATAAGCCGCTCTCGAAATCTTGCTCATGCGGTTTTCTCCAATGCGCCCATCACCTCACCTCTAAAACCATAGACTTTGCGTTCGCCAGCAAAAGCCACCAATTGCACCTCGCGCTGCTGGCCCGGCTCGAAACGTACGGCGGTGCCTGCCGGAATATCCAACCTAAAACCCAAAGCCACGCTACGGTCGAAATGCAGAGCCGGGTTGGTTTCGTAAAAATGATAGTGCGATCCAACTTGTATTGGCCGGTCGCCGCTGTTAGCAACCAGGACCTTGACCGTGGCGCGGCCGGCGTTGAGTTCGATGTCGCCGTCGGCGGGGAAGATTTCTCCAGGGATCATATTGGGCTCCTTTTAATCGTTTTTCGCGTGGGCACGATAAATCGTGTCCACCCTACATGTTGGATTTTCTAGCGGTTCTGACAGATTTGCGTAGGGTGGGCACGTGCTTTTTGTGCCCACGCGATGACTACACAATCGGCTCATGCACCGTCACCAATTTGGTGCCGTCGGGAAACGTCGCTTCCACTTGCACATCGGGAATCATTTCCGCCACGCCGTCCATCACGTCGTCGCGGCTCAATAGCGTTCGGCCGTAACTCATCAACTCGGCCACGCTTTGCCCATCGCGGGCGCCTTCCATGATCGCGGCGGAGATATAAGCCACCGCTTCCGGGTAGTTGAGTTTCAAGCCTCTGGCCTTGCGGCGCTCGGCGAGGAGGGCGGCAGTGAAGAGGAGGAGCTTGTCTTTTTCTCTTGGGGTTAATTGCATGGCGGTATCGTCAGCTAAATAGTAATTTTTGGAGTGTGGGTAAGTTGTATCGCGGCTAAATGTTTTCCAACTTGCATAGGGCTATGTTCCGGGTTATCGTGTCGTACAATTTTTCGTACAACAGGAGCGTTAATGGACGCCATCAGTTACAGCGCCGCTCGCGCCAATTTAGCCAAAACCATGGACAAGGTTTGCGCCGACCATGCCCCCATCATCATTACCCGCAAAAGCGAATCCCCGGTGGTGATGCTGTCTTTGGAAGACTATCAAGCCATGGAGGAAACCGCCTATTTATTACGCTCGCCAGCCAACGCTCGCCGCTTGCTGGAATCCATCGCCGAGCTGGAATCCGGCCAAGGCACGGAGCGCGACTTAAGCGAGTGAAAATCACTTTTTCCTCCGACGCCTGGGATAGTTACCTTTACTGGCAAACCACCGACAAGGCCATTCTCAAACGTATCAACCAACTGATCAAGGAAATCCAGCGCCAGCCGTTCGAGGGCATCGGTAAGCCAGAACCTCTCAAACACGGTTTGTCCGGCTATTGGTCGCGGCGGATTAACGACGAGCATCGAATCGTTTATAAGGTTTCCGGGGATACTTTGTTGATTGCGCAGTTGCGGTTTCACTATGAGTATTGAGGTTGGGTTATGGCGCTGCTTGTTTAATTTAGTGTCGCTGCCGCGACGGTTTTTTTTAAATGTCGGTTCGCGGACCGACAACCGCGATACTTTCTTTTGTTTGGCCAAAAGAAAGTATCCAAAGAAAAGGCCACCCCATGCCGCTTTGATCCTGCGCGCCGAAGGGTTTGAACGGGGTTTTCGGAAGGGCTATCCATAGCCCTCCGAAAACGAGCGGCATCCCTGCCGCTCCCCTGCGGGCTGAACCGTTCAAACCCTCCAGTGCTCGGCGCGGCATCAGGGGAGAAAACCATCCTGGAATTCAAGGCACCAGTAGGGCTGTAGGTCCGATTAGCGTAGCGTAATCGGACGCATGTTAATCATCCCCTTCGACTTCTAATGCTAAATCGCCAACCCAATTCTCGGGAAAAACGCCGTTTTCAACATACCGATGAAAACTGGAATATGGCCAATCAAGAACGCGATCAACCAAGCCATGTTTAACCGGATTGATATGTACATAATCAACATGGCGTTCAAAATCTGTTTCGTCGCGTATTGAATGCTCCCAAAAATGTCGCTGCCAAATTCCACGTTCCCCAGCTATTTTCCGAACATTGGACCGATACTCCGTTTTCGGTAACGTCCGCGAAAATCCGCTTTTGATCAACCGCCAACGCTTGCTGAAATCCGCATCACCCGGCGGCAAGGTCCAAACCGCGTGCATGTGATCAGGCAATACCACCCAGGCGTCGATTTGAAAAGGGTAACGCTTACGCACCCCTCGCACCGTGTCTCGCAATAAATCGATTTCCCGAATCAGCAGATCGTTATTTTTTCTCTCCAGCAAATTCACCGTAAAAAACCATGTGCCACCCGGAATAAAGGCTCGTCGGTAATTGGGCATGGTTTATTACGGTTTTTCAATATCGGCTTTCGTTAGTTTTAAACATTCGTCCGATTACGCTTCGCTAATCGGACCTACGGCTCTTTCGCAATGTTGTAACAACTTTACCCAGAATTCTAAACCGCCAACTTGCTCGGGTTTTACACCTTCGTCATTAAGCTGAGTGGCGTCAAATACAAATGTTGAGCCATCATCAAGTTGAATTGGATATGTTTGTCGGTATTTTGGAAAGACCTTCCATTTGGGACGCCAAGGGTTGTGCGCAAATGCATTCCTAAGTTGGTTTACCATCACTCGAATGCTTTTTTTATTACCATCTATTTCATCTGTGAGCTTGCCAAAAACCTCGTCAAGTGTTTCGTCTGCAGTAAGTGCTGATGCACTCAGGGCAATCAGCACTAGGTTAGAGATTCCAAATTTGAGGTCGTCGTTTGTTCCTTCGGGATAGGCTGGAAGAACAACACCACTATCCCCGGTTATCACGGTAACTTCACGGCTGAAAATCTCCAAGCCTATCCTTCCGGCGTTGACTTCCGCATTCAATCTAAATGCTAATCCGAGTATCGCTTGCGCAGTAGCGATTTTGTTGGCAGGTGTTTCAATTTGATTCCAATTTGGCATAACAATCCAATTTACGTCGGTAGCGTTTAAGTCTCTAGTCTTTGCTTAACATCCTATAGGGATGTGCTGAACGAAGTGAAGCCCATCGGTCGCGATCGATGGGCTTCCTATCGTCATCAACATCCTACATAGAACTTGAAACCCAAAATACAAATTTATCCAACAACTTTTCTTCTCGCGACGGGTTTTTATCCCCTGATGCCGCGCCGAGCACCGGAGGGTTGGGACGGATCAGCCCGCAGGGGAGCGGCAGGGATGCCGCTCGTTTTCGGAGGGCTAGGGATAGCCCTTCCGAAAACCCCGTTCAAACCCTTCGGAGCGCAGGATATAAGCGGCATGGGGTGGCCTTTTCTTTAGATACTTTCTTTTGGCCAAACAAAAGAAAGTATCTCGGCTGTCGGGCCGAGACCCGACATTAAAAAAAGCCGTCGCGTTAGCGACACTAAACCCCAACTCGAGGCCATCCATGGCTTCTGGATTCCGGCAATCCATGCCGGAATGACGTGTTCATTCAGACCGCTCCAAGTCGATAAGACGACACCAGACAAAACAAACATTCTTACGTCGCCCAAATCCTCGGCGCACAAACGGCCTTGCCAACAACATCCCCCCTCACCAATCCCCAAACCCCCTCAAAAAACCCCTTCAACAAATCCGCCC harbors:
- the ureC gene encoding urease subunit alpha gives rise to the protein MSKISRAAYADMFGPTTGDRLRLADTDLILEVEADYTVYGDEVKFGGGKVIRDGMGQSQLGNDQAVDLVITNALIIDYWGIVKADVGIKQGRIFKIGKAGNPDIQPGVDIIVGPSTEVIAGEGQILTAGGIDAHIHFICPQQIDEALCSGVTTMIGGGTGPATGTNATTCTPGPWHLQQMLTALDGLPMNFGLLGKGNASLPGALEEQIKAGAMGLKLHEDWGTTPAAIDCCLGVADDYDVQVAIHTDTLNESGFVEDTFAAFKGRTIHTYHTEGAGGGHAPDIIKACGLNNVLPSSTNPTRPYTVNTVDEHLDMLMVCHHLDPSIPEDVAFAESRIRRETIAAEDILHDLGAFSMISSDSQAMGRVGEVVIRTWQTAHKMKAQRGHLPSPLTPLPKGEGDKDKPLPSPTGRGAGGEGAQNDNFRIKRYIAKYTINPAISHGISHEVGSIEAGKLADLVLWQPAFFGVKPSLVIKGGLIAAAPMGDANASIPTPQPVHYRPMFGSFGRTAANNSMIFLPQVAVASGLAEQLGLQKRVGAVKNTRTIGKADLKLNNYQPVMEVCPQTYQVRADGELLICEPAVVLPMAQRYFLF
- a CDS encoding urease subunit beta is translated as MIPGEIFPADGDIELNAGRATVKVLVANSGDRPIQVGSHYHFYETNPALHFDRSVALGFRLDIPAGTAVRFEPGQQREVQLVAFAGERKVYGFRGEVMGALEKTA
- the ureA gene encoding urease subunit gamma, whose amino-acid sequence is MQLTPREKDKLLLFTAALLAERRKARGLKLNYPEAVAYISAAIMEGARDGQSVAELMSYGRTLLSRDDVMDGVAEMIPDVQVEATFPDGTKLVTVHEPIV
- a CDS encoding type II toxin-antitoxin system prevent-host-death family antitoxin; this translates as MDAISYSAARANLAKTMDKVCADHAPIIITRKSESPVVMLSLEDYQAMEETAYLLRSPANARRLLESIAELESGQGTERDLSE
- a CDS encoding Txe/YoeB family addiction module toxin, which encodes MKITFSSDAWDSYLYWQTTDKAILKRINQLIKEIQRQPFEGIGKPEPLKHGLSGYWSRRINDEHRIVYKVSGDTLLIAQLRFHYEY
- a CDS encoding transposase, coding for MPNYRRAFIPGGTWFFTVNLLERKNNDLLIREIDLLRDTVRGVRKRYPFQIDAWVVLPDHMHAVWTLPPGDADFSKRWRLIKSGFSRTLPKTEYRSNVRKIAGERGIWQRHFWEHSIRDETDFERHVDYVHINPVKHGLVDRVLDWPYSSFHRYVENGVFPENWVGDLALEVEGDD